A window of Torulaspora globosa chromosome 8, complete sequence contains these coding sequences:
- the MRX11 gene encoding Mrx11p (ancestral locus Anc_8.489), which produces MLLTLKPINVLIPSRIVSYRLGGSAFRFSVYPLVRGYSARAEKAQRSTLKDKKKVEDRLHRIIGKSKILSRLNKNPKFAGYFDRLSEAGVTSTVTSFLVLHELTAIVPLFGLWWVLYQLDLPDQYELPLYFTDLLDRCGEAMEKLVGDKYSEGLDRNRLILAGAISYALVKMLYPVRVLISLWAAPYFGRWLLSPINMLRSKSRIKVGSGSTREPLNK; this is translated from the coding sequence ATGCTGCTGACCCTCAAACCCATAAATGTTCTTATTCCGTCGAGAATAGTATCCTATAGACTGGGCGGGAGTGCCTTTCGGTTCTCCGTCTATCCTCTGGTTAGAGGCTATTCAGCGAGGGCTGAGAAAGCACAAcgatcaactttgaaagacaAGAAAAAGGTGGAGGATAGACTGCATAGGATCATTGGCAAATCAAAGATCCTATCGAGGCTCAATAAGAACCCAAAATTTGCAGGTTATTTCGATAGACTTTCTGAGGCAGGTGTAACTTCCACCGTTACATCCTTTCTTGTTCTGCATGAACTGACGGCAATTGTCCCGCTATTTGGCCTATGGTGGGTGTTGTACCAGTTGGATTTACCCGATCAGTATGAGCTGCCTTTGTACTTCACTGATTTACTTGACCGCTGCGGCGAGGCAATGGAAAAGCTAGTGGGCGACAAGTATAGCGAAGGGCTTGATAGAAATAGGCTAATATTGGCCGGAGCTATTTCATACGCTTTGGTCAAAATGCTGTATCCAGTGAGAGTGCTTATCAGTCTATGGGCAGCTCCCTACTTTGGCAGATGGCTCCTGTCGCCAATTAACATGTTAAGAAGTAAGAGCAGGATTAAAGTCGGATCCGGTAGCACCAGAGAGCCGCTGAATAAATAA
- the SSN3 gene encoding cyclin-dependent serine/threonine protein kinase SSN3 (ancestral locus Anc_8.490), whose translation MNNGGEKVSSLYQEMQQRSQPVNGQQNQPPVSGKSLWQNQPQQFTQSQAYGMKNTSRMPHGKQPMLMANNDVFSIGPYKARKDSSRFSVLEKYEIIGYIAAGTYGKVYKAKKRPGTVECDGSDEVLNVEPTGVQTGSHANEAENQISSDIIADPIDTGLRAVEKTSATQNGLQIPASSSNASVPSTSAGEHPGLSRGKVASTFYAIKKFKTEREGVEQLHYTGISQSACREMALCRELNNKHLTKLVEIFLERKSIYMVYEFAEHDLLQIIHYHSHPEKRMIPPKMICSIMWQILDGVSYLHQNWILHRDLKPANIMVTLDGCVKVGDLGLARKFSNMLQTLYTGDKVVVTIWYRAPELLLGARHYTPAIDLWAVGCIFAELIGLRPIFKGEEAKMDSKKSVPFQANQLQRILEVLGTPTSKTWPHVQKYPEFDQLCKFSKYKDNLATWYHAAGGRDKSALDLLYQLLKYDPMTRIDASNALDHDYFTGAGNAVYENVFEGLNYKYPARRIHTNDNDIMNLGNTRGKNVNQQQATTAVPSSSSNALGGLGVNRRILAAAAAAAAAVSGNNAASQSAGRTSEHIRKKRR comes from the coding sequence ATGAATAATGGCGGTGAAAAGGTTTCTTCGTTATACCAAGAAATGCAACAAAGAAGTCAACCGGTTAATGGACAACAAAATCAGCCCCCGGTCAGCGGAAAGAGCCTCTGGCAGAATCAGCCCCAGCAATTCACTCAGAGCCAGGCTTATGGTATGAAAAACACTTCTAGAATGCCGCATGGGAAACAGCCAATGTTAATGGCCAACAATGATGTGTTCTCAATAGGTCCTTATAAGGCTAGGAAGGATAGTTCGAGGTTTTCTGTCCTTGAAAAGTACGAAATCATTGGCTACATAGCTGCTGGTACCTATGGTAAGGTCTACAAAGCTAAGAAGCGGCCTGGCACTGTGGAGTGCGATGGTAGTGATGAGGTTTTGAACGTTGAGCCAACAGGAGTGCAAACAGGCTCTCATGCTAACGAAGCTGAAAACCAGATTTCAAGTGACATAATTGCAGATCCGATTGACACAGGTCTTCGAGCGGTAGAGAAAACTTCTGCTACACAGAACGGGTTACAGATTcctgcttcatcttccaaTGCGTCAGTTCCTAGCACAAGCGCAGGGGAGCATCCTGGTCTCAGCAGAGGTAAGGTTGCTTCGACTTTTTATGCTAttaagaagttcaaaacCGAGAGAGAAGGTGTCGAACAATTGCATTATACAGGCATATCCCAGAGTGCGTGTCGAGAAATGGCGCTCTGCAGAGAACTTAACAACAAGCATTTGACCAAGCTGGTAGAGATCTTTTTGGAGAGGAAAAGCATATATATGGTTTACGAGTTCGCCGAACATGACCTTTTACAGATTATCCATTACCATTCGCATCCTGAAAAGCGCATGATACCACCGAAAATGATTTGCTCGATCATGTGGCAAATCCTTGATGGAGTTTCGTACCTTCATCAGAACTGGATTCTTCATAGGGATCTCAAACCCGCTAACATCATGGTAACACTTGACGGGTGCGTGAAGGTTGGAGACCTTGGTCTAGCGAGGAAGTTTTCAAATATGTTACAGACCCTGTACACGGGAGATAAGGTCGTGGTCACAATATGGTATAGGGCACCAGAACTGCTGCTCGGCGCTAGACATTACACCCCTGCGATCGACCTCTGGGCCGTTGGCTGTATTTTCGCTGAATTGATAGGGCTGCGACCGATTTTCAAAGGTGAGGAGGCCAAGATGGACTCCAAGAAAAGCGTACCGTTTCAGGCGAAccagctgcaaagaatccTCGAGGTTCTAGGAACACCCACTTCAAAGACATGGCCGCATGTCCAGAAATATCCGGAATTCGACCAATTGTGcaaattttccaaataTAAAGACAATTTGGCAACTTGGTATCATGCTGCTGGCGGAAGAGATAAAAGTGCACTTGATCTGCTTTATCAGCTACTTAAATACGATCCTATGACCAGAATTGACGCCAGTAATGCTTTGGACCATGACTACTTTACAGGCGCTGGAAATGCAGTATATGAAAACGTCTTCGAGGGTCTAAACTACAAGTATCCTGCCAGACGGATACATACGAATGATAACGATATTATGAATTTGGGAAATACCAGAGGCAAAAACGTGAACCAGCAGCAGgcaacaacagcagtgCCTAGTTCCTCATCAAATGCACTTGGAGGTTTGGGAGTTAATCGCAGAATTttggcagctgctgctgccgcgGCAGCTGCAGTTTCCGGGAATAATGCGGCTTCACAGTCCGCCGGTCGAACCTCCGAGCATATCAGAAAGAAAAGGAGGTGA